The window GGCCTGGTCCCGGAGGGCCACCGGCTCGCCGACGCCGAGGCGGCGGGCATCGGGGAACTGGCCGCCGACCCGTGGATCGCCGGCTGCCCGCGGTGCCGCCGCCAACTGGTCGAGGTCTGCGAGACCGAGGGCTTCACCCCCCGGATCGACTTCGCCACCGACGACTACCCGGCCGTCCTCGGCCTCGTCGCCGCCGGCCTCGGGGTAGCCGTCCTCCCGGCCCTCGCCCTGGAGTCCCTCCGCCCCAGGGGCGTCCGCAGCATCGCCGTCGAGCCTGCGGTGGAACGCGAGATCGTCGCCCTCACCCTCCCCGACCTCGCCCAGGTCCCGGCGGTCGCGGCGACCTTGGACCACCTGGCGGCGACCGCGGGACGGTGAGGCGGCGCCGGCCCGCCTGAAGCCCCCGGGGCGGAGAGGGCCTGTGGCTGAACCGGTGGGCCGCCGGGTGGTGCGGAGTGGTGTCGTGGCTGCCTCGGACCGCCTGGCGGCAGTGACCGCGGCTCGGTGAGGCAGGGTGCCGGCCCGCCTGCCTGGAGCCTCCGGGGCGGAGAGGGTCCGTGGCTGAACCGGTGGGCCGCCGGGTGGCACGTCGCCGCGACTCCGGACCGCCTGGCGGCGACCGGGGCGCGGGCCGTCCTGAGCCTCTGGGCCGGAGAGAGGGCCTCTGGGCCGAACACGGGCCCCCCGGGTGGCGTCAGGTGGTGCGAGCGTCCGGGCGGGTACGACCGTCCACCGTGGCGCCGGCTGCCGGGCGCTGAAGCGCGTCGCCTGTTGAGGCGCGTCACCCGAAGCGAACCGGGCCGCAGCACGCGTACGGTCGCCCCGGCCGCTTCGCCGCGCACCCGAAACGACGCGAGCGAGCAGTCCGGCCGAGCCGCCGGACCCCTCGCACGGCGGCACCGACGAGCCCGGCCCCAGGGCGACGCCGGTCACACGACCCGCCCCCCTCGCCATCACCCGTGTGACAGCCCTGTCGGGCGCACCCTGCCCGGTCCGGCTCGTCCGGTCCGGTGCGGTGCGGTGCGGTACGGCGCGGTCCGGCTCGTCTCGGTCCGGTCCGGCTCGGTCGGCTCGGCCCGGTCCCGCCCGGTCCCGCCCGGTCCGGCGTGGTCCGGTCCGGTCCGGTGTGGCCCGGTCCGGCGTGGCCCGGTCCGGTCCAGCGCGGCCTGGTGCGGCGCGGCGCGGTCCGGGGCGGTCCGGCGCCGTCCGGCCTTGGCCCGGCGCGGTTCAGCCCGGCCAGACCCGGCCCGGCCCGCCCCGCCCCTGCGCCGACCACCCAGGTCGCTGCGTGAGGAAACGTTCCTTCTGGGGTGGCCGGGCGGAACGGTCAGGAGAAGCCCGGTTCGGAGGGGGCGGGGCTCTGGGCGGGGGCCGCTCCGGCCGGGGTGAGGCGGGTGCGGGCGCGGCCCATCAGTTCCTCGCGTTCGTCCTCGGTGAGGCCGCCCCAGACGCCGTAGGGCTCTCGGACGGCCAGCGCGTGCGCCGCGCACTCCGCGCGTACCGGGCAGCGCATGCAGACCTCCTTGGCGGAGGTCTCGCGGGCGCTGCGGGCGGCTCCCCGTTCGCCCTCCGGATGGAAGAAGAGCGAGCTGTCGACGCCTCGGCAGGCGGCGAGCAGCTGCCAGTCCCACAGGTCGGCGTTCGGTCCGGGAAGGCGGGAGAAATCAGCCATTGCAGGTCCCCTCGTAGGCATGTGTCGGCCGTGCTGACGTGGTGACGGCCCTGGCTCGAGGGGTCGGCGCCGGGCGTGTCCCGGGCGCTCGCTCTCGAAGACCGCACATCTACTGTCCTAGGAGATGAAAATATGACTCATTGCGAATCTAGTCACAGACACTGCCAAAAGGGAAGAAGAGGCGCTAAATGGGGCATAGCAGAATTCGTGGAGGAGGGCTCTCCGCGTCGGTCGCGCCGTCACCGCCCCGTGTCCGGCTCCTCACGTAGAGTGCCGAATGCGGTCGGTGACCCCGTAACTCTTTCGGGTGACCGTCGTTGAGAGGGCTGAGTGATCGAAGGAAATGGCCGTCGGGCAGATGTCCGACAGCGTCGATCGCGCAGGTGACGATTACGTACCAGCCTGGAGGCTCAAAGTGACGCGCATCAGCTCGGGAGGGCGGGTATGACATCCGTCCTCGTCTGCGACGACTCCCCGCTTGCCCGAGAGGCACTCCGCCGGGCGGTCGCGACCGTGCCCGGTGTCGAGCGTGTGACGACCGCGGCCAACGGCGAGGAAGTCCTCCGCCGCTGGGGCGCCGACCGCTCCGATCTGATTCTGATGGATGTCCGGATGCCCGGACTCGGCGGTGTGGAGACCGTCCGGCGGCTGCTCTCGGCCGACCCGGGCGCCCGCATCATCATGCTGACCGTCGCCGAGGACCTCGACGGGGTCGCCCTCGCGGTGGCGGCCGGCGCCCGCGGCTACCTGCACAAGGACGCCTCCCGGGCCGAACTGCGGGCCACCGTCACCCAGGCGCTCGCCGACCCGACCTGGCGGCTCGCCCCGCGCCGCCTGCGCTCCGCCGAGATGGGTGCCGCGCCCACGCTCACGGCGCGCGAGATCCAGGTGCTGGAGGGGATGAGCCACGGCCGTTCCAACGCCGAGATCGGCCGCGAGCTGTTCCTCTCCGAGGACACCGTCAAGACGCACGCCCGGCGCCTGTTCAAGAAACTCGGCGCCTCCGACCGCGCGCACGCCGTGGCCCTCGGATTCCGCTGGGGCCTGGTCCGCTGACCTGCGGGTCCTCCCCGTCCGCCGTACGGCGGACGGGGCGCACACCCCGGTTTCTCCGCCTCGCCAGGACGGCTCGCGCCGGTTCGCGCGCCGATGCCGCATCCTTGAGGGGTGGAGTTCCTCGGGAACGAGTCGGTCGAGCGGCAGGGGAGGGCGCAGTCGATGAGGTCCGGCGCACCTGCTCATAACGCTTCGGTGCACAACGAGGGACGCGATGTCCCGGAACGTTCGGCGCCAAGGCACCATGGACCGATGCGTGACGACGAGACGACGGCGATCAGCGGCCTCGTCCATCGCGCGGTGGAGGGAGACGAGCAGGCCACCCACGACCTGCTCGCGCGCGTCCACCCACTGGCCCTGCGCTACTGCCGCACGCGCCTCTCCCGGCTGCCGGGGGACGCCCGCCACTTCGTGGAGGACCTCGCGCAGGAGGTCTGCGTCGCGGTCCTCCTCGCCCTGCCGCGCTACAAGGACACCGGGCGCCCCTTCGAGGCGTTCGTCTTCGCCATCGCCGGGCACAAGGTCGCCGACCTCCAGCGCGCCGCGATGCGCCACCCCGGCTCGACCGCCGTCCCCTCCGACGA is drawn from Streptomyces diastaticus subsp. diastaticus and contains these coding sequences:
- a CDS encoding WhiB family transcriptional regulator, which gives rise to MADFSRLPGPNADLWDWQLLAACRGVDSSLFFHPEGERGAARSARETSAKEVCMRCPVRAECAAHALAVREPYGVWGGLTEDEREELMGRARTRLTPAGAAPAQSPAPSEPGFS
- a CDS encoding response regulator transcription factor translates to MTSVLVCDDSPLAREALRRAVATVPGVERVTTAANGEEVLRRWGADRSDLILMDVRMPGLGGVETVRRLLSADPGARIIMLTVAEDLDGVALAVAAGARGYLHKDASRAELRATVTQALADPTWRLAPRRLRSAEMGAAPTLTAREIQVLEGMSHGRSNAEIGRELFLSEDTVKTHARRLFKKLGASDRAHAVALGFRWGLVR
- a CDS encoding sigma-70 family RNA polymerase sigma factor — encoded protein: MRDDETTAISGLVHRAVEGDEQATHDLLARVHPLALRYCRTRLSRLPGDARHFVEDLAQEVCVAVLLALPRYKDTGRPFEAFVFAIAGHKVADLQRAAMRHPGSTAVPSDEMPERPDDSLGPEERALLSSDAAWAKQLLANLPQNQRELLLLRIAVGLTAEETGQMLGMSPGAVRVAQHRALSRLRALAEQ